The genomic interval GAATATGGAAAGCAGGGTGCTGTCTATGCCGTGTCCGGAGACGTCGAAATAATAGATCAGATACTGGTTTAAGAGCGAGCTCATGGCCCCGTGATCGATTTGAAATACATTGTAATAATCGCCGCCGGTGTATTCAGCCGGGCGATAATAGGTATTGATAAATAGATCTTCGGGCTGAGGGATATTATCAGGCAGCAGCCTCTGGTGGATGCGGCGGGCTTTGGTCAGCTTATTGTCCAGCTCTTCTTCAAGCCCGGCTATTTCGTTATTCTGAGATTCAATCTGCTGCTGATGAGTTTTGACCTTCCTGTTTAGTCTATAAAACAATATCGCCAGCAAGATAGCTGCCGCGGTGAGCAGAGAATAAATCGCCACGAACTTCACTCTCTGCTTTCTTTCAGGGCTTCATAGCGGGAGCGGAGTATTTTCTCGTGCTGCTTTTCGTCCGAGATCAGCTGCTCATAAAGCTGTTGGGTTTCTTCGTCATCGGCCAGTTTTTTCAACTTCCTGTATTTCTGCTGGGCATCCCGTTCATCCTGAATGGCTTCCTCGATAGTCTCGAGCAGTTCTGACATGTATATACACCTCCTGCATGCTTTAAAGATGATATATTTTATCACAGCTTTTATAATTATTTTAGCTCAAAATTTGGCGATCAGATCGGCTCGATCATCTCCCCGGCAGCCCGAGAGTTTTCTATCATTGTATTATAAAAATCACTTATAATCAACATCGACGATCTTGCTGCTGCCATTTTTTTGTGCTATTATTAGAAGTGTCCAAAAATACGACCTATCTTATCGGGTTTAAACAGAAAAATTAATTTTTTAATTTTCAGTTTTTTGTTTTCCGCCTGATTCAGGAGATCATCTCATATTTATGGGCAGAGATCGAGGGGGGAGATCGTTGGAATATATCGAGACCGAGGTATTGGTTATAGGAGGCGGTGCTGCCGGAGCCAGAGCTGCTCGAGAGGCTTCCCGGCGCGGACTGGAAACTGCCCTGGTTTTAAAGGGCAAATTCCAGCGCTGCGGTAATACGATAATGGCTCCCGGGGCGATAGCTGCGGCCGGCAGCTGGGGCAGAGAAAATGACAGCAGGAGATTGCATACCGAGGATACTATAGCAGGGGGAGCGGAGCTGAATGACCGCAGGCTGGTAAAGATCATGAC from Halarsenatibacter silvermanii carries:
- a CDS encoding ferritin family protein, giving the protein MSELLETIEEAIQDERDAQQKYRKLKKLADDEETQQLYEQLISDEKQHEKILRSRYEALKESRE